A window of the Lactuca sativa cultivar Salinas chromosome 7, Lsat_Salinas_v11, whole genome shotgun sequence genome harbors these coding sequences:
- the LOC111913636 gene encoding ATP phosphoribosyltransferase 2, chloroplastic: MSLMPTFLQQGPIIGGGFTQSSFLSSTKVSVKFTISCCTIPSPMTHVNGNVDTTSTERSEIRLGLPSKGRMATDTLDLLNNCQLSVRHPNPRQYVAYIPQLENLEVWFQRPKDIVRKMVSGDLDIGIVGLDTVSEYGEGNEDLIIVHDALAYGECRLSLAVPKHGIFKDINSIEELAQMPHWTAEKPLRVATGFTHLSPKFLKENGIHHVSFSTADGALEAAPAMGIADVIVDLVSSGTTLKENNMKEIEGGVILRSQAVMVASKKSLLRRKGLLDITHEMLERFEAHISALDQYTVVANMRGYNEKEVAERLLTLPLLSGIQGPTVSPVFGFTNYYAIVICVPKKLLYKSVQQLRAIGGNGVLVSPLTYIFDEETPRWRELLLKLEL, encoded by the exons ATGTCTCTCATGCCAACATTTCTCCAGCAAGGCCCCATCATCGGTGGCGGTTTCACTCAATCGTCATTTCTTTCTTCTACTAAAGTTTCCGTCAAATTCACCATCTCATGTTGCACCATCCCATCTCCGATGACCCATGTTAACGGAAATGTAGATACGACATCTACCGAGAGGAGTGAGATTAGGCTAGGTTTGCCGAGTAAAGGTCGAATGGCTACTGATACGCTAGATCTCCTCAAC AATTGTCAATTATCTGTGAGGCATCCGAACCCTAGACAATACGTTGCATACATACCACAG CTAGAAAATCTTGAAGTGTGGTTTCAGCGTCCAAAAGACATTGTACGAAAAATGGTTTCAGGAGATCTAGACATCGGCATTGTTGGTCTTGACACAGTTAGTGAATATGGAGAG GGTAATGAAGATCTAATCATTGTTCATGATGCACTCGCATATGGAGAATGTCGTTTATCTCTTGCT GTTCCAAAACATGGGATCTTCAAGGACATCAATTCTATTGAGGAGCTAGCACAAATGCCTCATTGGACTGCTGAGAAGCCTCTACGAGTTGCTACTGGTTTTACTCAT TTAAGTCCAAAATTTCTGAAAGAAAATGGTATTCACCATGTCTCCTTTTCAACTGCTGATGGAGCACTGGAGGCAGCTCCTGCT ATGGGAATTGCGGATGTTATTGTGGATCTTGTTAGTAGTGGAACCACATTGAAGGAAAACAATATGAAGGAAATCGAAGGTGGGGTAATATTAAGAAGTCAG GCGGTCATGGTTGCTAGCAAGAAGTCGTTGCTCCGGCGTAAGGGTTTGCTAGATATAACCCATGAAATGCTTGAAAGATTTGAGGCTCATATAAGTGCACTTGATCAATATACA GTAGTGGCtaacatgaggggatacaacgaAAAGGAAGTAGCTGAGAGACTTCTAACTCTACCATTATTATCTGGCATTCAG ggTCCAACTGTAAGTCCAGTTTTTGGGTTCACAAATTATTATGCTATAGTCATTTGTGTACCCAAAAAATTGTTGTACAAATCAGTTCAGCAGCTAAGAGCG ATTGGAGGCAATGGAGTTTTGGTGTCTCCTTTGACCTACATCTTCGATGAAGAAACTCCCAGATGGCGTGAACTTCTCTTAAAGCTTGAGCTTTAA